In Lemur catta isolate mLemCat1 chromosome 1, mLemCat1.pri, whole genome shotgun sequence, one DNA window encodes the following:
- the PNPLA6 gene encoding patatin-like phospholipase domain-containing protein 6 isoform X3 — protein sequence MEAPLQTGMVLGVMIGAGVAVLVTAVLILLVVRRLRVPKTPAPDGPRYRFRKRDKVLFYGRKIMRKVSQSTSSLVDASVCTTSRPRMKKKLKMLNIAKKILRIQKEAPTLQRKEPPPAVLEADLTEGDLANSHLPSEVLYMLKNVRVLGHFEKPLFLELCRHMVFQRLSQGDYVFRPGQPDASIYVVQDGLLELCLPGPDGKECVVKEVVPGDSVNSLLSILDVITGHQHPQRTVSARAARDSTVLRLPVEAFSAVFTKYPESLVRVVQIIMVRLQRVTFLALHNYLGLTNELFSHEIQPLRLFPSPGLPTRTSPVRGSKRLVGTSATEEPRETPGRPPEPTGAPLPGPTGDPVKPTSLEAPSAPLLSRCISMPVDISGLQGGPRSDFDMAYERGRISVSLQEEATGGPQAAPARTPTQEPREQPAGACEYSYCEDESATGGCPFGPYQGRQTSSIFEAAKRELAKLMRIEDPSLLNSRVLLHHAKGGTIIARQGDQDVSLHFVLWGCLHVYQRMIDKAEDVCLFVAQPGELVGQLAVLTGEPLIFTLRAQRDCTFLRISKSDFYEIMRAQPSVVLSAAHTVAARMSPFVRQMDFAIDWTAVEAGRALYRQGDRSDCTYIVLNGRLRSVIQRGSGKKELVGEYGRGDLIGVVEALTRQPRATTVHAVRDTELAKLPEGTLGHIKRRYPQVVTRLIHLLSQKILGNLQQLQGPFPAGSGLGVPPHSELTNPASNLATVAVLPVCAEVPMVAFTLELQHALQAIGPTLLLNSDIIRARLGASALDSIQEFRLSGWLAQQEDAHRIVLYQTDASLTPWTVRCLRQADCILIVGLGDQEPTLGQLEQMLENTAVRALKQLVLLHREEGPGPTRTVEWLNMRSWCSGHLHLRCPRRLFSRRSPAKLHELYEKVFSRRADRHSDFSRLARVLTGNTIALVLGGGGARGCSHIGVLKALEEAGVPVDLVGGTSIGSFIGALYAEERSASRTKQRAREWAKRMTSVLEPVLDLTYPVTSMFTGSAFNRSIHRVFQDKQIEDLWLPYFNVTTDITASAMRVHKDGSLWRYVRASMTLSGYLPPLCDPKDGHLLMDGGYINNLPADIARSMGAKTVLAIDVGSQDETDLSTYGDSLSGWWLLWKRLNPWADKVKVPDMAEIQSRLAYVSCVRQLEVVKSSSYCEYLRPPIDCFKTMDFGKFDQIYDVGYQYGKAVFGGWSRGDVIEKMLTDRRSADLNESRRADVLAFPSSGFTDLAEIVSRIEPPTSYVSDGCADGEESDCLTEYEEDAGPDCSRDEGGSPEGASPSTASEMEEEKSVLRHRRCLPPEPPSPASDT from the exons ATGGAGGCCCCACTGCAAACAGGAATG GTGCTGGGCGTGATGATCGGGGCCGGAGTGGCGGTGCTGGTCACCGCCGTGCTCATCCTCCTGGTGGTGCGGAGGCTGCGAGTGCCGA AAACTCCTGCCCCGGATGGCCCCCGGTATCGGTTCCGGAAGAGGGACAAAGTGCTTTTCTATGGCCGGAAGATTATGCGGAAG GTGTCACAATCCACTTCCTCCCTGGTGGATGCCTCTGTCTGCACCACTTCTCGGCCACGCATGAAGAAGAAACTTAAGATGCTCAACATAGCCAAGAA gaTCTTGCGCATCCAGAAAGAGGCTCCCACGCTGCAGCGAAAAGAGCCCCCACCCGCGGTACTGGAGGCTGACCTGACAGAGGGCGACCTGGCCAACTCCCACCTGCCCTCCGAGGTCCTCTACATGCTCAAGAACGTCCG AGTTCTGGGCCACTTTGAGAAGCCGCTTTTCCTGGAGCTCTGCCGCCACATGGTCTTCCAGCGACTCAGCCAGGGTGACTATGTTTTCCGGCCGGGTCAGCCGGACGCCAGCATCTATGTGGTGCAGGATGGGCTGCTGGAACTCTGCCTGCCAGGGCCC GATGGGAAGGAGTGTGTAGTGAAGGAAGTGGTCCCCGGGGACAGTGTCAACAGCCTCCTGAGCATCCTGGATGTCATCACT ggtcaCCAGCATCCCCAGCGGACTGTGTCTGCCCGTGCAGCCCGTGATTCCACAGTGCTGCGGCTGCCGGTAGAGGCCTTCTCTGCAGTCTTCACCAAGTACCCGGAGAGCTTGGTGCGGGTTGTGCAG ATCATCATGGTGAGGCTGCAGCGAGTCACCTTCCTGGCGCTTCACAACTACCTGGGTCTCACCAATGAGCTCTTCAGCCAC GAGATCCAGCCCCTGCGCCTGTTCCCTAGCCCCGGCCTCCCAACACGCACCAGCCCTGTGCGGGGCTCCAAGCGGTTGGTTGGCACCTCAGCTACAGAGGAGCCGAGGGAGACCCCTGGTCGGCCGCCTGAGCCCACTGGGGCCCCACTGCCTGGACCAACAG GGGACCCTGTGAAGCCCACGTCCCTAGAAGCCCCCTCGGCCCCTCTGCTGAGCCGCTGCATCTCCATGCCAGTGGACATCTCAG GCTTGCAGGGCGGCCCCCGCTCTGACTTTGACATGGCATATGAGCGTGGTCGCATCTCCGTGTCACTGCAAGAAGAGGCCACCGGGggcccccaggcagccccagctcgG ACGCCCACGCAGGAGCCCCGCGAGCAGCCTGCGGGCGCCTGCGAGTACAGCTACTGCGAGGATGAGTCGGCCACCGGGGGCTGCCCCTTCGGGCCCTACCAGGGCCGCCAGACCAGCAGCATCTTCGAGGCGGCGAAGCGGGAGCTGGCCAAGCTGATGAGGATTGAG GACCCCTCCCTCCTGAACAGCCGAGTCTTGCTGCACCACGCCAAAGGCGGCACCATCATTGCCCGCCAGGGGGACCAG GACGTGAGCCTGCACTTCGTGCTCTGGGGCTGCCTGCACGTGTACCAGCGCATGATCGACAAGGCAGAGGACGTGTGCCTGTTCGTGGCGCAGCCTGGGGAGTTGGTGGGGCAGCTGGCGGTGCTCACGGGCGAACCCCTCATCTTCACGCTGCGTGCCCAGCGCGACTGCACCTTCCTGCGGATCTCCAAATCTGATTTCTATGA GATCATGCGTGCACAACCTAGTGTGGTGTTGAGCGCAGCGCACACAGTGGCTGCCAGGATGTCGCCCTTCGTGCGCCAAATGGACTTTGCCATCGACTGGACGGCGGTGGAGGCGGGACGTGCGCTCTACAG GCAGGGCGACCGCTCGGACTGCACCTACATCGTGCTCAATGGGCGGCTGCGCAGTGTTATTCAGCGCGGCAGCGGCAAGAAGGAGCTGGTGGGCGAATATGGCCGGGGGGACCTCATCGGAGTG GTGGAGGCGCTGACCCGGCAGCCGCGAGCCACAACGGTGCACGCGGTGCGCGACACGGAGCTGgctaagctccctgagggcaccTTGGGCCACATCAAACGTCGGTACCCGCAG GTCGTGACCCGCCTCATCCACCTGCTGAGCCAGAAAATTTTAGGCAATTTGCAGCAGCTGCAAGGACCCTTCCCAG CAGGCTCGGGGCTGGGTGTCCCACCACACTCGGAACTCACCAATCCTGCCAGCAACCTGGCAACGGTGGCAGTCCTGCCCGTGTGTGCTGAGGTGCCCATGGTGGCCTTCACCCTGGAGCTGCAGCACGCTCTGCAAGCCATCG GTCCCACGCTCCTCCTCAACAGTGACATCATCCGGGCACGCCTGGGGGCCTCTGCACTGGATAG CATCCAAGAGTTCCGGCTGTCAGGGTGGCTGGCCCAGCAGGAGGATGCGCACCGCATCGTGCTGTACCAGACCGACGCATCCCTGACGCCCTGGACCGTGCGCTGCCTGCGCCAGGCTGACTGCATCCTCATCGTGGGCCTGGGTGACCAGGAGCCCACTCTCGGCCAG CTGGAGCAGATGCTGGAAAACACGGCTGTGCGCGCCCTCAAGCAACTGGTCCTGCTGCACCGTGAGGAGGGCCCGGGCCCCACACGCACCGTGGAGTGGCTCAACATGCGCAGCTGGTGCTCGGGCCACCTGCATCTGCGCTGCCCACGCCGCCTCTTCTCGCGCCGCAGCCCGGCCAAGCTG CACGAGCTCTATGAGAAGGTCTTCTCCAGGCGCGCCGACCGGCACAGCGACTTCTCCCGCTTGGCGAGGGTGCTCACCGGGAACACTATCGCCCTGGTgctgggcgggggcggggccag GGGCTGCTCGCATATTGGGGTGCTGAAGGCATTAGAGGAGGCAGGGGTCCCCGTGGACCTGGTGGGCGGCACGTCCATCGGCTCGTTCATCGGGGCCTTGTACGCAGAGGAGCGCAGCGCCAGCCGCACCAAGCAGCGGGCCCGGGAGTGGGCCAAG AGAATGACTTCGGTGCTGGAGCCCGTGTTGGATCTCACGTACCCTGTCACCTCCATGTTTACTGGCTCGGCCTTTAACCGCAGCATCCACCGTGTCTTCCAGGATAAGCAGATTGAG GACCTATGGCTGCCATATTTCAACGTGACCACAGACATCACGGCCTCAGCCATGCGCGTCCACAAAGATG GTTCCCTGTGGAGGTATGTGCGTGCCAGCATGACGCTCTCGGGCTACCTGCCCCCACTATGCGACCCAAAGGACGGGCACCTCCTCATGGACGGCGGCTACATCAACAACCTGCCAG CCGACATCGCCCGCAGCATGGGTGCCAAGACGGTCCTTGCCATCGACGTGGGGAGCCAGGACGAGACAGACCTCAGCACCTATGGGGACAGCCTGTCCGGGTGGTGGCTGCTGTGGAAGCGGCTAAACCCCTGGGCGGACAAGGTGAAAGTTCCAGACATGGCCGAGATCCAGTCCCGTCTGGCCTACGTGTCCTGCGTGCGGCAGCTGGAAGTTGTCAAGTCCAGCTCCTACTGCGAGTACCTGCGCCCGCCCATCGACTGCTTCAAGACCATGGACTTCGGGAAGTTCGACCAGATCTAT GATGTGGGCTACCAATATGGGAAGGCGGTGTTCGGAGGCTGGAGTCGGGGTGATGTCATTGAGAAAATGCTCACAGACCGGCGGTCTGCGGACCTTAACGAGAGCCGCCGTGCAGAT GTCCTTGCCTTCCCAAGCTCTGGCTTCACCGACTTGGCGGAGATCGTGTCCCGGATCGAGCCCCCCACAAGCTATGTCTCCGACGGCTGCGCTGATG GGGAGGAATCGGATTGCCTGACGGAGTACGAGGAGGACGCGGGACCCGACTGCTCCAGGGACGAAGGGGGCTCCCCCGAGGGTGCGAGCCCCAGCACCGCCTCCGAGATG GAAGAGGAGAAGTCGGTTCTCCGGCACCGGCGCTGTCTGCCCCCAGAGCCTCCCAGCCCGGCCTCAGACACCTGA
- the PNPLA6 gene encoding patatin-like phospholipase domain-containing protein 6 isoform X4 translates to MEAPLQTGMVLGVMIGAGVAVLVTAVLILLVVRRLRVPKTPAPDGPRYRFRKRDKVLFYGRKIMRKVSQSTSSLVDASVCTTSRPRMKKKLKMLNIAKKILRIQKEAPTLQRKEPPPAVLEADLTEGDLANSHLPSEVLYMLKNVRVLGHFEKPLFLELCRHMVFQRLSQGDYVFRPGQPDASIYVVQDGLLELCLPGPDGKECVVKEVVPGDSVNSLLSILDVITGHQHPQRTVSARAARDSTVLRLPVEAFSAVFTKYPESLVRVVQIIMVRLQRVTFLALHNYLGLTNELFSHEIQPLRLFPSPGLPTRTSPVRGSKRLVGTSATEEPRETPGRPPEPTGAPLPGPTGDPVKPTSLEAPSAPLLSRCISMPVDISGLQGGPRSDFDMAYERGRISVSLQEEATGGPQAAPARTPTQEPREQPAGACEYSYCEDESATGGCPFGPYQGRQTSSIFEAAKRELAKLMRIEDPSLLNSRVLLHHAKGGTIIARQGDQDVSLHFVLWGCLHVYQRMIDKAEDVCLFVAQPGELVGQLAVLTGEPLIFTLRAQRDCTFLRISKSDFYEIMRAQPSVVLSAAHTVAARMSPFVRQMDFAIDWTAVEAGRALYRQGDRSDCTYIVLNGRLRSVIQRGSGKKELVGEYGRGDLIGVVEALTRQPRATTVHAVRDTELAKLPEGTLGHIKRRYPQVVTRLIHLLSQKILGNLQQLQGPFPGSGLGVPPHSELTNPASNLATVAVLPVCAEVPMVAFTLELQHALQAIGPTLLLNSDIIRARLGASALDSIQEFRLSGWLAQQEDAHRIVLYQTDASLTPWTVRCLRQADCILIVGLGDQEPTLGQLEQMLENTAVRALKQLVLLHREEGPGPTRTVEWLNMRSWCSGHLHLRCPRRLFSRRSPAKLHELYEKVFSRRADRHSDFSRLARVLTGNTIALVLGGGGARGCSHIGVLKALEEAGVPVDLVGGTSIGSFIGALYAEERSASRTKQRAREWAKRMTSVLEPVLDLTYPVTSMFTGSAFNRSIHRVFQDKQIEDLWLPYFNVTTDITASAMRVHKDGSLWRYVRASMTLSGYLPPLCDPKDGHLLMDGGYINNLPADIARSMGAKTVLAIDVGSQDETDLSTYGDSLSGWWLLWKRLNPWADKVKVPDMAEIQSRLAYVSCVRQLEVVKSSSYCEYLRPPIDCFKTMDFGKFDQIYDVGYQYGKAVFGGWSRGDVIEKMLTDRRSADLNESRRADVLAFPSSGFTDLAEIVSRIEPPTSYVSDGCADGEESDCLTEYEEDAGPDCSRDEGGSPEGASPSTASEMEEEKSVLRHRRCLPPEPPSPASDT, encoded by the exons ATGGAGGCCCCACTGCAAACAGGAATG GTGCTGGGCGTGATGATCGGGGCCGGAGTGGCGGTGCTGGTCACCGCCGTGCTCATCCTCCTGGTGGTGCGGAGGCTGCGAGTGCCGA AAACTCCTGCCCCGGATGGCCCCCGGTATCGGTTCCGGAAGAGGGACAAAGTGCTTTTCTATGGCCGGAAGATTATGCGGAAG GTGTCACAATCCACTTCCTCCCTGGTGGATGCCTCTGTCTGCACCACTTCTCGGCCACGCATGAAGAAGAAACTTAAGATGCTCAACATAGCCAAGAA gaTCTTGCGCATCCAGAAAGAGGCTCCCACGCTGCAGCGAAAAGAGCCCCCACCCGCGGTACTGGAGGCTGACCTGACAGAGGGCGACCTGGCCAACTCCCACCTGCCCTCCGAGGTCCTCTACATGCTCAAGAACGTCCG AGTTCTGGGCCACTTTGAGAAGCCGCTTTTCCTGGAGCTCTGCCGCCACATGGTCTTCCAGCGACTCAGCCAGGGTGACTATGTTTTCCGGCCGGGTCAGCCGGACGCCAGCATCTATGTGGTGCAGGATGGGCTGCTGGAACTCTGCCTGCCAGGGCCC GATGGGAAGGAGTGTGTAGTGAAGGAAGTGGTCCCCGGGGACAGTGTCAACAGCCTCCTGAGCATCCTGGATGTCATCACT ggtcaCCAGCATCCCCAGCGGACTGTGTCTGCCCGTGCAGCCCGTGATTCCACAGTGCTGCGGCTGCCGGTAGAGGCCTTCTCTGCAGTCTTCACCAAGTACCCGGAGAGCTTGGTGCGGGTTGTGCAG ATCATCATGGTGAGGCTGCAGCGAGTCACCTTCCTGGCGCTTCACAACTACCTGGGTCTCACCAATGAGCTCTTCAGCCAC GAGATCCAGCCCCTGCGCCTGTTCCCTAGCCCCGGCCTCCCAACACGCACCAGCCCTGTGCGGGGCTCCAAGCGGTTGGTTGGCACCTCAGCTACAGAGGAGCCGAGGGAGACCCCTGGTCGGCCGCCTGAGCCCACTGGGGCCCCACTGCCTGGACCAACAG GGGACCCTGTGAAGCCCACGTCCCTAGAAGCCCCCTCGGCCCCTCTGCTGAGCCGCTGCATCTCCATGCCAGTGGACATCTCAG GCTTGCAGGGCGGCCCCCGCTCTGACTTTGACATGGCATATGAGCGTGGTCGCATCTCCGTGTCACTGCAAGAAGAGGCCACCGGGggcccccaggcagccccagctcgG ACGCCCACGCAGGAGCCCCGCGAGCAGCCTGCGGGCGCCTGCGAGTACAGCTACTGCGAGGATGAGTCGGCCACCGGGGGCTGCCCCTTCGGGCCCTACCAGGGCCGCCAGACCAGCAGCATCTTCGAGGCGGCGAAGCGGGAGCTGGCCAAGCTGATGAGGATTGAG GACCCCTCCCTCCTGAACAGCCGAGTCTTGCTGCACCACGCCAAAGGCGGCACCATCATTGCCCGCCAGGGGGACCAG GACGTGAGCCTGCACTTCGTGCTCTGGGGCTGCCTGCACGTGTACCAGCGCATGATCGACAAGGCAGAGGACGTGTGCCTGTTCGTGGCGCAGCCTGGGGAGTTGGTGGGGCAGCTGGCGGTGCTCACGGGCGAACCCCTCATCTTCACGCTGCGTGCCCAGCGCGACTGCACCTTCCTGCGGATCTCCAAATCTGATTTCTATGA GATCATGCGTGCACAACCTAGTGTGGTGTTGAGCGCAGCGCACACAGTGGCTGCCAGGATGTCGCCCTTCGTGCGCCAAATGGACTTTGCCATCGACTGGACGGCGGTGGAGGCGGGACGTGCGCTCTACAG GCAGGGCGACCGCTCGGACTGCACCTACATCGTGCTCAATGGGCGGCTGCGCAGTGTTATTCAGCGCGGCAGCGGCAAGAAGGAGCTGGTGGGCGAATATGGCCGGGGGGACCTCATCGGAGTG GTGGAGGCGCTGACCCGGCAGCCGCGAGCCACAACGGTGCACGCGGTGCGCGACACGGAGCTGgctaagctccctgagggcaccTTGGGCCACATCAAACGTCGGTACCCGCAG GTCGTGACCCGCCTCATCCACCTGCTGAGCCAGAAAATTTTAGGCAATTTGCAGCAGCTGCAAGGACCCTTCCCAG GCTCGGGGCTGGGTGTCCCACCACACTCGGAACTCACCAATCCTGCCAGCAACCTGGCAACGGTGGCAGTCCTGCCCGTGTGTGCTGAGGTGCCCATGGTGGCCTTCACCCTGGAGCTGCAGCACGCTCTGCAAGCCATCG GTCCCACGCTCCTCCTCAACAGTGACATCATCCGGGCACGCCTGGGGGCCTCTGCACTGGATAG CATCCAAGAGTTCCGGCTGTCAGGGTGGCTGGCCCAGCAGGAGGATGCGCACCGCATCGTGCTGTACCAGACCGACGCATCCCTGACGCCCTGGACCGTGCGCTGCCTGCGCCAGGCTGACTGCATCCTCATCGTGGGCCTGGGTGACCAGGAGCCCACTCTCGGCCAG CTGGAGCAGATGCTGGAAAACACGGCTGTGCGCGCCCTCAAGCAACTGGTCCTGCTGCACCGTGAGGAGGGCCCGGGCCCCACACGCACCGTGGAGTGGCTCAACATGCGCAGCTGGTGCTCGGGCCACCTGCATCTGCGCTGCCCACGCCGCCTCTTCTCGCGCCGCAGCCCGGCCAAGCTG CACGAGCTCTATGAGAAGGTCTTCTCCAGGCGCGCCGACCGGCACAGCGACTTCTCCCGCTTGGCGAGGGTGCTCACCGGGAACACTATCGCCCTGGTgctgggcgggggcggggccag GGGCTGCTCGCATATTGGGGTGCTGAAGGCATTAGAGGAGGCAGGGGTCCCCGTGGACCTGGTGGGCGGCACGTCCATCGGCTCGTTCATCGGGGCCTTGTACGCAGAGGAGCGCAGCGCCAGCCGCACCAAGCAGCGGGCCCGGGAGTGGGCCAAG AGAATGACTTCGGTGCTGGAGCCCGTGTTGGATCTCACGTACCCTGTCACCTCCATGTTTACTGGCTCGGCCTTTAACCGCAGCATCCACCGTGTCTTCCAGGATAAGCAGATTGAG GACCTATGGCTGCCATATTTCAACGTGACCACAGACATCACGGCCTCAGCCATGCGCGTCCACAAAGATG GTTCCCTGTGGAGGTATGTGCGTGCCAGCATGACGCTCTCGGGCTACCTGCCCCCACTATGCGACCCAAAGGACGGGCACCTCCTCATGGACGGCGGCTACATCAACAACCTGCCAG CCGACATCGCCCGCAGCATGGGTGCCAAGACGGTCCTTGCCATCGACGTGGGGAGCCAGGACGAGACAGACCTCAGCACCTATGGGGACAGCCTGTCCGGGTGGTGGCTGCTGTGGAAGCGGCTAAACCCCTGGGCGGACAAGGTGAAAGTTCCAGACATGGCCGAGATCCAGTCCCGTCTGGCCTACGTGTCCTGCGTGCGGCAGCTGGAAGTTGTCAAGTCCAGCTCCTACTGCGAGTACCTGCGCCCGCCCATCGACTGCTTCAAGACCATGGACTTCGGGAAGTTCGACCAGATCTAT GATGTGGGCTACCAATATGGGAAGGCGGTGTTCGGAGGCTGGAGTCGGGGTGATGTCATTGAGAAAATGCTCACAGACCGGCGGTCTGCGGACCTTAACGAGAGCCGCCGTGCAGAT GTCCTTGCCTTCCCAAGCTCTGGCTTCACCGACTTGGCGGAGATCGTGTCCCGGATCGAGCCCCCCACAAGCTATGTCTCCGACGGCTGCGCTGATG GGGAGGAATCGGATTGCCTGACGGAGTACGAGGAGGACGCGGGACCCGACTGCTCCAGGGACGAAGGGGGCTCCCCCGAGGGTGCGAGCCCCAGCACCGCCTCCGAGATG GAAGAGGAGAAGTCGGTTCTCCGGCACCGGCGCTGTCTGCCCCCAGAGCCTCCCAGCCCGGCCTCAGACACCTGA